The following proteins are co-located in the Catenulispora sp. EB89 genome:
- a CDS encoding MFS transporter, with the protein MSSYLAVLRLPFAARTFATAFIGRLSYGTVVLSLTLALAAGHGSVGRAGAVVAVFALSVAGLAPVRARLIDRHGIRPALLPLALAYAGALLSLTAATWRPGAPLWLLEALALAAGATAPPLGPTMRTLWRTMCGDDQALMQRAFSLDKVVEEVIGVSGPLLVGVLILVANPAFGVLLSAVLVAVGTVALMTSPVISTVAAQTTATTQPKPADASRIGRRAGRPHRTERRTLSRIAEPVFAATGLGLGLGAQSLAIVAFAMRHHQPSAIAWADAGMSVGSILGGLAYGTITWRIPNRSRLPLLTAALGLTVAAAALAPNVWVLTAITTASGIFISPLMTCAYLVADELATTQTRTSAGMWVNNAFNAGSSAGYAAMGPALARLPLSACFTIAAAPVLLAATVTRAWRARSTAAQPVDAAEAHGEAVPLAA; encoded by the coding sequence TTGTCTTCGTACCTGGCGGTACTCCGCCTGCCCTTTGCCGCGCGCACTTTCGCGACGGCTTTCATCGGACGGCTGTCCTACGGCACGGTCGTCCTGTCCCTGACCCTCGCGCTGGCGGCCGGCCACGGCTCCGTCGGCCGCGCGGGCGCGGTGGTGGCGGTCTTCGCGCTGTCGGTCGCGGGCCTGGCACCAGTCCGTGCCCGCCTGATCGACCGCCACGGCATCCGTCCGGCCCTGCTCCCCCTGGCGCTGGCGTACGCCGGCGCACTGCTGAGCCTGACGGCCGCTACCTGGCGCCCCGGCGCCCCGCTGTGGCTCCTGGAAGCCCTGGCCCTCGCGGCCGGAGCCACGGCTCCGCCGCTCGGCCCGACGATGCGCACCCTGTGGCGCACGATGTGCGGCGACGACCAGGCGCTGATGCAGCGCGCGTTCAGCCTGGACAAGGTCGTCGAGGAGGTGATCGGCGTCAGCGGGCCGCTGCTGGTCGGGGTGCTGATCCTGGTCGCGAACCCGGCGTTCGGCGTGCTGCTGAGCGCGGTGCTGGTCGCCGTCGGCACGGTGGCGCTGATGACATCCCCGGTGATCAGCACGGTCGCGGCCCAGACCACGGCCACCACTCAGCCCAAGCCAGCCGACGCGTCACGCATCGGTCGGAGGGCCGGCCGCCCCCACCGCACCGAGCGCCGTACCCTGTCCCGCATCGCCGAGCCCGTCTTCGCCGCCACCGGCCTCGGCCTGGGCCTCGGCGCGCAGAGCCTGGCCATCGTGGCGTTCGCGATGCGCCACCACCAACCCTCGGCGATCGCCTGGGCCGACGCCGGCATGTCCGTCGGCAGCATCCTCGGCGGCCTCGCCTACGGCACGATCACCTGGCGCATCCCCAACCGCAGCCGCCTGCCCCTGCTGACCGCCGCCCTCGGCCTGACCGTGGCAGCCGCGGCCCTGGCCCCGAACGTCTGGGTCCTGACCGCCATCACCACCGCCTCAGGCATCTTCATCTCCCCCTTGATGACCTGCGCCTACCTCGTCGCCGACGAACTCGCCACCACCCAAACCCGCACCAGCGCCGGCATGTGGGTCAACAACGCCTTCAACGCCGGCTCCTCCGCCGGCTACGCGGCCATGGGCCCAGCCCTGGCCCGCCTCCCACTCTCCGCCTGCTTCACCATCGCCGCGGCCCCAGTACTCCTAGCCGCCACCGTCACCCGCGCCTGGCGCGCCCGAAGCACCGCCGCACAGCCAGTCGACGCGGCCGAAGCGCACGGCGAAGCTGTGCCCCTGGCCGCCTAA
- a CDS encoding ABC transporter permease subunit, which produces MPELLHAEWIKLRSVRSTYLSLAAATVLVLATAYSVADSTGRDWPTMTAADRAAFDPVSAPLFGAVFAQLVIGVLGVLAISSEYGTGLIRTTFATTPQRRKVLIAKAAVAMAVALAAGTAILGLSFGLSQALMSGGHGGVSLGDPGVFRGVAYAVLYLMLITVLATSLGAIMRATAGAIAMLFTLVFLLPQVLDHLPQNMRHELMRFGLQRAATSAVSLRPQADTFSPTVSLLVCAAYAAVALAVALFLIGRHDA; this is translated from the coding sequence ATGCCTGAGTTGCTGCACGCCGAATGGATCAAGCTGCGCTCCGTGCGCTCGACCTACCTCTCGCTGGCCGCCGCCACGGTGCTGGTCCTGGCCACGGCATACTCGGTGGCCGACAGCACCGGCCGCGACTGGCCGACGATGACCGCCGCCGACCGCGCCGCGTTCGACCCGGTGTCCGCGCCGCTGTTCGGCGCGGTCTTCGCGCAGCTGGTCATCGGCGTCCTGGGCGTCCTGGCGATCAGCTCCGAATACGGCACCGGCCTGATCCGGACGACCTTCGCCACCACCCCGCAGCGCCGCAAGGTACTGATCGCCAAGGCAGCAGTGGCCATGGCGGTCGCGCTGGCAGCCGGCACGGCCATCCTCGGCCTGTCCTTCGGCCTGAGCCAGGCCCTGATGTCCGGCGGCCACGGCGGCGTGTCCCTCGGCGACCCGGGGGTGTTCCGCGGCGTGGCGTACGCCGTGCTCTACCTCATGCTGATCACGGTCCTGGCCACCTCGCTCGGCGCCATCATGCGCGCCACGGCCGGCGCGATCGCGATGCTGTTCACGCTGGTCTTCCTGCTCCCGCAGGTTCTGGATCACCTACCGCAGAACATGCGGCACGAGCTGATGCGCTTCGGGCTGCAACGTGCGGCGACGAGTGCGGTGTCGCTGCGCCCACAGGCCGACACCTTCTCCCCGACGGTCTCGCTCCTGGTGTGCGCGGCCTACGCAGCCGTCGCGCTGGCCGTCGCACTGTTCCTGATCGGACGACACGATGCCTGA
- a CDS encoding ABC transporter ATP-binding protein, producing the protein MIEVIGLAKRFGRTTAVEDLTFTVHPGRVTGFLGPNGSGKSTTLRALLGLERPDHGTALIDGRPYPTLRHPSHQVGALLDAGAVHPGRSARAHLTALAVAGRVARRRVDEVLERVGLAQAATRRAGEFSLGMKQRLGIAGALLGDPAVLLFDEPGNGLDPEGIVWIRTLMRSLATEGRTVFVSSHLLAETALTADHLVVIGRGRLIADTGVERFLTEHAAARVHVRSPARSRLAELLRARGAGVEYEGADALIVTGAGVDEIGDAAAAAGLPVHELSARHASLEDVFMDLTRDAVDYRGVTHA; encoded by the coding sequence ATGATCGAAGTCATCGGACTCGCCAAGCGCTTCGGCCGGACCACCGCGGTCGAGGACCTGACGTTCACGGTCCACCCCGGCCGCGTCACCGGATTCCTCGGACCCAACGGCTCGGGCAAGTCCACCACGCTGCGCGCCCTGCTCGGCCTGGAGCGCCCCGACCACGGCACGGCCCTGATCGACGGCCGCCCCTACCCCACCCTGCGGCACCCGTCCCACCAGGTCGGGGCGCTGCTCGACGCCGGCGCCGTGCACCCGGGCCGCTCGGCCCGCGCGCACCTCACCGCGCTGGCGGTGGCCGGCCGCGTCGCGCGCCGCCGGGTCGACGAGGTCCTGGAACGGGTCGGCCTGGCCCAGGCCGCGACCCGGCGCGCCGGGGAATTCTCGCTGGGTATGAAGCAGCGGCTCGGCATCGCCGGGGCCCTGCTCGGCGATCCCGCGGTCCTGCTGTTCGACGAACCGGGCAACGGCCTGGACCCGGAGGGCATCGTGTGGATCCGGACCCTGATGAGGTCGCTGGCGACCGAGGGGCGCACGGTGTTCGTCTCCAGCCATCTGCTGGCCGAGACCGCGCTGACCGCCGACCACCTGGTGGTGATCGGCCGAGGCCGGCTGATCGCCGACACCGGCGTCGAGCGCTTCCTGACCGAGCACGCCGCGGCCCGGGTGCACGTCCGCTCCCCCGCCCGCAGCCGCCTGGCCGAGCTGCTGCGGGCCCGCGGCGCCGGCGTCGAGTACGAGGGCGCCGACGCCCTGATCGTCACCGGCGCGGGCGTTGACGAGATCGGCGACGCGGCCGCCGCGGCCGGACTGCCGGTGCACGAGCTGTCCGCGCGGCATGCCTCGCTGGAGGACGTGTTCATGGACCTGACCCGCGACGCGGTCGACTACCGAGGAGTGACCCATGCCTGA
- a CDS encoding histidine kinase: MTSTALPPLTRRMSLRDLVAVDSAVGALVCGLALLTWFEGHEPVVEIPDPVRVLLIVVLGAAIGARRLCPWAALWAVSLGAPVMSLESQAFPWAVPPAMMLVLYTLAAAVPRRQAVRALGIMLGCSVAMLVVLDVGLRRWAADPAQAPHEMRAAVFAVTLLALPLTGVWMIGVAVGASRAYTAGLQAQAEQRAREQVVEERLRIARELHDIVAHSMSLITVQASVAGFVGREQPDEAVKALASIEQTGRTALHDMRRLLGMLRDGDGRQQGPELLPAPGLTDLDDLVARTAASGIRVELKVSGERIETSTPLELAVYRIVQEALTNVIKHADATRARVVLDYGGDAIGIIVVDDGRGAPAGVEAGVGAGTGTGPGNGGGAAAAAVQPGHGLVGMHERVAAYGGEFQAGPLPGGGFRVVARIPLEAAR, translated from the coding sequence ATGACCAGCACGGCCCTGCCACCCCTGACCCGCCGCATGAGTCTGCGCGACCTCGTCGCCGTCGACTCCGCGGTCGGCGCGCTGGTGTGCGGGCTGGCGCTGCTCACCTGGTTCGAGGGGCACGAGCCGGTGGTCGAGATCCCGGATCCGGTGCGGGTGCTGCTCATCGTGGTCCTCGGCGCCGCCATCGGCGCGCGCCGGCTATGTCCGTGGGCTGCGTTGTGGGCGGTGTCGCTGGGCGCGCCGGTGATGTCGCTGGAGTCGCAGGCCTTTCCGTGGGCGGTGCCGCCGGCGATGATGCTCGTCCTGTACACGCTCGCCGCCGCGGTGCCCCGGCGGCAGGCCGTCCGCGCGCTCGGGATCATGCTCGGCTGCTCGGTCGCGATGCTGGTCGTGCTCGACGTGGGCCTCAGGCGGTGGGCCGCGGATCCGGCGCAGGCCCCGCACGAGATGCGGGCCGCGGTCTTCGCCGTGACCCTCCTGGCCCTGCCGCTGACCGGGGTGTGGATGATCGGCGTGGCGGTCGGCGCGAGCCGCGCCTACACCGCCGGGTTGCAGGCACAGGCCGAGCAGCGGGCCCGGGAGCAGGTCGTGGAGGAGCGGCTGCGGATAGCCCGCGAGCTGCACGACATCGTCGCGCACAGCATGTCGCTGATCACCGTCCAGGCCTCGGTGGCCGGCTTCGTCGGCCGGGAGCAGCCCGACGAGGCGGTCAAAGCCCTGGCCTCGATCGAGCAGACCGGCCGCACGGCCCTGCACGACATGCGCCGGCTGCTCGGCATGCTCCGCGACGGCGACGGCCGGCAACAGGGCCCGGAGCTGCTGCCGGCGCCGGGCCTGACCGACCTCGACGACCTGGTGGCCCGGACCGCCGCGTCCGGGATCCGGGTCGAGCTCAAGGTGTCCGGGGAACGGATCGAGACCTCGACCCCGCTCGAGCTCGCCGTGTACCGCATCGTCCAGGAGGCCCTGACCAACGTGATCAAGCATGCCGACGCGACCCGCGCCCGCGTCGTCCTCGACTACGGCGGGGACGCGATAGGGATCATCGTGGTCGATGACGGTCGGGGCGCACCCGCCGGCGTCGAAGCCGGCGTTGGGGCCGGGACCGGGACCGGGCCCGGGAACGGGGGCGGGGCCGCCGCGGCCGCCGTGCAGCCCGGCCACGGCCTGGTCGGCATGCACGAACGCGTCGCGGCCTACGGCGGCGAGTTCCAGGCCGGCCCGCTGCCCGGCGGCGGATTCCGCGTCGTGGCACGGATTCCCCTGGAGGCGGCCCGATGA
- a CDS encoding response regulator, with product MIRVLIADDQTLLRGSLRLLLDSQADLTVVAEAANGNEAVERACSELPDVVLMDIRMPELDGLAATRAIAERHPHVRVLVLTTFDLDEYVYGALRAGASGFLLKDTPPADLVAAIRVVAAGEALLAPGITKRLIEEFARIPEPGRRPTTELSVITDREKDVLELIGRGLTNQEIALRLILSPATVKTHVSRLLTKLGARDRAQLVIVAYESGLIVATR from the coding sequence ATGATCCGAGTCCTGATCGCCGACGACCAGACCCTGCTGCGCGGCAGCCTGCGGCTGCTGCTGGACTCGCAGGCCGACCTGACCGTGGTCGCCGAGGCCGCGAACGGCAACGAGGCCGTCGAGCGGGCCTGCAGCGAGCTGCCCGACGTGGTGCTCATGGACATCCGGATGCCGGAGCTCGACGGCCTGGCCGCGACCCGCGCGATCGCCGAGCGGCACCCTCACGTCCGGGTCCTGGTCCTGACCACCTTCGACCTCGACGAGTACGTCTACGGCGCGCTGCGGGCCGGCGCGAGCGGCTTCCTGCTGAAGGACACCCCACCGGCCGACCTCGTCGCGGCCATCCGCGTGGTCGCGGCGGGCGAGGCGTTGCTCGCACCAGGCATCACGAAGCGCCTGATCGAGGAGTTCGCCCGCATCCCGGAGCCGGGGCGCCGACCGACCACCGAGCTGTCGGTGATCACCGATCGGGAGAAGGACGTCCTGGAACTCATCGGCAGGGGCCTGACCAACCAGGAGATCGCGCTCCGCCTGATCCTCAGCCCGGCGACGGTGAAGACGCACGTCAGCAGGCTGCTGACGAAGCTCGGCGCGCGGGATCGGGCGCAGCTGGTGATCGTCGCCTACGAGAGCGGACTGATCGTCGCCACCCGGTGA
- a CDS encoding phosphotransferase enzyme family protein: MTGEPMTGGVNTVLRIGDRVHRPAGEWTPAVHAVLEHLAAKGFSGAPRTHGFDAEGREVLDFVPGDVPGSEAVVSDEALAEVGALLRGLHDATADFVPPPRATWYFEPREPSEVICHGDVAPYNTVFRDGRPVSLIDFDTAHPAPRVWDVAYAAYRFVQLVEDGAPPKEQARRLALFVDAYDLGARDRTALLDTVIARLEHLVGFMRRQAAAGHPAFAQHVAEGHDRYYLGNIAHLKRHRAVLEGAVK, from the coding sequence ATGACCGGCGAACCGATGACAGGCGGCGTGAACACGGTCCTCCGCATCGGCGACCGCGTGCACCGACCGGCAGGGGAGTGGACGCCGGCCGTGCACGCCGTGCTGGAGCACCTGGCCGCCAAGGGCTTCAGCGGAGCACCCAGGACCCACGGCTTCGACGCCGAGGGACGCGAGGTCCTCGATTTCGTGCCCGGCGACGTCCCGGGGTCCGAGGCCGTCGTCTCCGACGAAGCGCTGGCCGAGGTCGGAGCCCTGCTGCGCGGCCTCCACGACGCGACCGCCGACTTCGTCCCACCACCGCGAGCCACGTGGTATTTCGAGCCCCGCGAGCCGTCCGAGGTGATCTGCCACGGCGACGTGGCCCCCTACAACACCGTCTTCCGCGACGGCCGTCCCGTTTCCTTGATCGACTTCGACACCGCGCATCCCGCGCCGCGGGTCTGGGACGTCGCCTACGCGGCCTACCGCTTCGTCCAGCTCGTCGAGGACGGCGCACCGCCCAAGGAACAAGCCCGGCGCCTGGCGCTCTTCGTTGACGCCTACGACCTCGGCGCGCGCGACCGGACCGCGCTGCTCGACACCGTCATCGCCCGCCTGGAGCACCTGGTCGGCTTCATGCGCCGGCAGGCCGCCGCGGGCCATCCGGCGTTCGCCCAGCACGTCGCCGAGGGTCACGATCGCTACTACCTGGGGAACATCGCTCACCTCAAGCGGCATCGCGCCGTACTTGAAGGCGCTGTGAAGTAG
- a CDS encoding amidohydrolase family protein, whose translation MLAAPDGDVATVDDVVARLTAWADTGPGRRSQWVLGFGYDDAMLVGKNHPAAVDLDLVPTDKPTLAVHQSFHLGAVNSAGLRLLGFTHETPDPEGGVIRRISGSGEPGWVPPHGVPNGVLEESAFNIAYAQAGAGIALEDQAGFFERGRQVANRYGFTTVQDGGVDLPVLDFMRDEARAATTSTAACVPPA comes from the coding sequence CTGCTCGCCGCCCCCGACGGCGACGTAGCCACCGTCGACGACGTCGTGGCCCGCCTGACGGCCTGGGCCGACACCGGCCCCGGCCGGCGCTCGCAGTGGGTCCTCGGCTTCGGATACGACGACGCGATGCTGGTCGGGAAGAACCATCCCGCCGCCGTCGACCTGGACTTGGTCCCCACCGACAAACCGACCCTGGCCGTCCACCAGTCCTTCCACCTCGGAGCGGTCAACTCCGCCGGCCTGCGGCTGCTGGGCTTCACCCACGAGACGCCGGACCCCGAAGGCGGCGTCATCCGCCGCATCAGCGGTTCCGGCGAACCCGGCTGGGTGCCGCCGCACGGCGTCCCCAACGGCGTGCTGGAGGAATCCGCCTTCAACATCGCCTACGCGCAGGCCGGCGCGGGCATCGCGCTGGAGGACCAGGCCGGGTTCTTCGAGCGCGGGCGCCAGGTGGCGAACCGCTACGGCTTCACCACGGTCCAGGACGGCGGCGTCGATCTGCCGGTGCTGGACTTCATGCGCGACGAGGCGCGGGCCGCGACTACATCCACGGCGGCCTGCGTACCGCCGGCGTGA
- a CDS encoding inositol monophosphatase → MNVAHTDLHLAHQAADRADAVAMRHFRTGDVAWQRAKAGGSPVSAADHEVEHTLRTLITAASPTDAFLGEEFGAHGRSRRRWIVDPIDGTASFLAGEPEWGTLIALADGDTVLLGMVSAPACARRWWAVPGAGAWSAALPMDPHTSASPLAVTAATSLQDAAIGIWPPPARLSAGDRRLAARVAAQARSTVPAVEWDGPTASASSVISAVIRKPSTGSGTCHGALLVATGRLDAFLLAGAGPWDVAPLVPIVREAGGAYSELSEGRGGDTITALFSAPSIHQQILDIAKTC, encoded by the coding sequence ATGAACGTCGCCCATACCGACCTTCATCTGGCCCATCAGGCGGCGGACCGCGCCGATGCCGTGGCCATGCGCCATTTCCGCACCGGCGACGTCGCCTGGCAGCGGGCCAAGGCCGGCGGCAGCCCGGTCAGCGCCGCCGACCACGAGGTCGAACACACCCTTCGCACGCTGATCACCGCGGCCAGCCCCACGGACGCCTTCCTCGGCGAGGAGTTCGGCGCGCACGGCCGGTCCCGCCGACGCTGGATCGTCGATCCCATCGACGGCACGGCCAGCTTCCTGGCCGGCGAGCCCGAATGGGGCACGCTGATCGCCCTGGCCGACGGCGACACCGTACTGCTCGGCATGGTCTCGGCCCCGGCCTGTGCCAGGCGATGGTGGGCCGTGCCTGGAGCAGGAGCCTGGAGCGCCGCTCTGCCGATGGACCCGCACACCTCGGCCTCCCCGCTCGCCGTCACAGCCGCCACCAGCCTTCAAGACGCCGCCATCGGCATCTGGCCTCCGCCCGCGCGGCTGAGCGCTGGCGACCGGCGGCTCGCCGCGCGCGTGGCCGCTCAGGCTCGGAGCACGGTTCCGGCAGTGGAATGGGACGGCCCGACTGCCTCCGCCTCTTCTGTCATTTCCGCCGTCATCCGCAAGCCCTCGACCGGGTCCGGGACCTGCCACGGTGCGCTACTCGTCGCCACCGGCCGGCTCGATGCCTTCCTGCTGGCGGGCGCAGGGCCCTGGGACGTCGCCCCTCTCGTGCCGATCGTTCGGGAAGCCGGCGGCGCCTACAGCGAGCTGTCCGAGGGTCGGGGCGGAGACACCATTACTGCCTTGTTCTCCGCCCCGAGCATTCATCAGCAGATCCTGGACATCGCAAAGACCTGCTGA
- a CDS encoding DUF5999 family protein, which yields MTTMTASRPGSAHACHHHPCCPGAAASDRDAALVVVAHPEQGWSLLCNGIVLFDDTGELLPDGQAIAPHRPTDRSAS from the coding sequence ATGACGACGATGACCGCCTCCCGACCCGGCTCCGCGCACGCGTGCCACCACCACCCCTGCTGTCCCGGCGCCGCCGCCAGCGACCGGGACGCCGCGCTGGTCGTGGTCGCGCACCCGGAGCAGGGCTGGTCGCTGCTGTGCAACGGGATCGTGCTGTTCGACGACACCGGCGAACTGCTCCCCGACGGCCAGGCGATCGCGCCGCACCGCCCGACGGACCGCTCCGCGTCCTGA
- a CDS encoding substrate-binding and VWA domain-containing protein, producing the protein MAGRHRSYEGPSNSSRGRGGGSGGSSFPTGLVALGAALVLAAGGGYVLYTKKHDSTSNAGGSGHTPAASSGSCAAPTTLNVDANPDVYTAVKAVADGMSDPCVHVNVTSAEASAVAAFLAGTAKGGDVTSAPDVWIPDSSMWIDVAHGNGVKSLAANPTPIATSPLVIGMPKPVAAANGWPGKPFGWSDLLANFKSNKLQTAVPDPTTSGPGLAAITMLRAAVLGPAGADKTKQAQALQNLTLVYRVMSTSVSSSMSALLTSLPSDGATAAGAGGVAAFPSTEQKIAAYNTASPATPLVALYPADPGLGTMMMDYPYTISANLDAAHAKAAAEFQSVLQSPAAVNTLQKAGFRDPKGAAGGILTAANGVNPAVPALAPADTTHTAAGTALSVWNVTSEQTRGLVVMDVSGSMGMAVPGQVDPTSQAPLSRLQITAAACLAGLPLFGDSSQLGLWTFTTKDTADGGGTVHNELVPMGPLSAPVGNYPNRRAALNAALQQLAIQPGSRNGLYDTILDAYKTVLTGWAPNESNAIVVFTDGKDDGLNSMTADQLIAKLDALKTANPNHPVRVMIVALGSGVDLTTLSKITAASNGQALHADTPADIGSAVIAGFAGRLSDQ; encoded by the coding sequence GTGGCAGGCAGGCACCGGTCCTATGAGGGCCCCAGCAACTCCTCCCGCGGCCGCGGGGGCGGCTCCGGCGGATCGTCGTTCCCGACCGGGCTCGTGGCGCTCGGGGCGGCGCTCGTGCTCGCCGCGGGCGGCGGATACGTGCTGTACACGAAGAAGCACGACTCCACGAGCAACGCCGGCGGCAGCGGTCACACCCCGGCGGCTTCCAGCGGGTCGTGCGCCGCGCCGACCACGCTGAACGTCGACGCCAACCCCGACGTCTACACCGCAGTCAAGGCGGTCGCCGACGGGATGTCGGACCCGTGCGTGCACGTCAACGTCACCAGCGCCGAGGCCTCGGCCGTGGCGGCGTTCCTGGCCGGCACCGCCAAGGGCGGCGACGTCACCAGCGCGCCGGACGTGTGGATCCCGGACAGCAGCATGTGGATCGACGTGGCGCACGGCAACGGCGTGAAGTCGCTGGCGGCCAACCCGACGCCGATCGCGACCAGCCCGCTGGTGATCGGCATGCCCAAGCCGGTGGCCGCCGCGAACGGCTGGCCGGGCAAGCCGTTCGGCTGGAGCGACCTGCTCGCCAACTTCAAGAGCAACAAGCTCCAGACCGCCGTTCCGGACCCGACCACCTCAGGGCCCGGTCTCGCCGCGATCACCATGCTGCGCGCCGCTGTGCTGGGCCCGGCCGGAGCTGACAAGACCAAGCAGGCGCAGGCTCTGCAGAACCTCACGCTGGTCTACCGGGTCATGAGCACCTCGGTGTCCAGCTCGATGAGCGCGTTGCTCACCAGCCTGCCCTCGGACGGCGCGACCGCCGCGGGCGCCGGCGGCGTGGCGGCGTTCCCGTCGACGGAGCAGAAGATCGCCGCGTACAACACCGCCAGCCCGGCCACCCCGCTGGTCGCGCTGTATCCCGCGGACCCGGGTCTGGGCACGATGATGATGGATTATCCGTACACGATCAGCGCCAACCTGGACGCCGCGCACGCCAAGGCCGCGGCCGAGTTCCAGAGCGTGCTGCAGAGCCCGGCGGCCGTCAACACCCTGCAGAAGGCCGGGTTCCGGGACCCGAAGGGCGCCGCGGGCGGCATCCTGACCGCCGCGAACGGCGTCAACCCGGCCGTGCCCGCGCTGGCGCCGGCCGACACCACGCACACCGCGGCCGGCACCGCGCTGTCGGTGTGGAACGTGACCAGCGAGCAGACCCGCGGCCTGGTGGTCATGGACGTCTCCGGCTCGATGGGGATGGCCGTGCCCGGCCAGGTCGACCCGACCTCCCAGGCCCCGCTGAGCCGGCTGCAGATCACCGCCGCGGCCTGCCTGGCCGGGCTGCCGCTGTTCGGCGACAGCTCCCAGCTGGGGCTGTGGACGTTCACCACCAAGGACACCGCCGACGGCGGCGGCACCGTGCACAACGAGCTGGTCCCGATGGGCCCGCTGTCGGCGCCGGTGGGCAATTACCCGAACCGGCGCGCGGCACTGAACGCGGCGCTGCAGCAGCTCGCGATCCAGCCGGGCAGCCGCAACGGGCTGTACGACACCATCCTGGACGCGTACAAGACGGTGCTGACCGGCTGGGCGCCTAACGAGTCCAACGCGATCGTGGTGTTCACCGACGGCAAGGACGATGGTCTGAACTCGATGACCGCCGACCAGCTCATCGCCAAGCTCGACGCGCTGAAGACGGCCAACCCGAACCACCCGGTGCGGGTCATGATCGTGGCGCTGGGCAGCGGCGTGGACCTCACCACCCTGTCGAAGATCACCGCGGCCTCGAACGGCCAGGCGCTGCACGCCGACACGCCGGCGGACATCGGCTCGGCGGTCATCGCGGGCTTCGCGGGGCGGCTGTCGGACCAGTGA
- a CDS encoding glutamate-cysteine ligase family protein → MGERVVATEFTGADRTRFRERLRAGFEVFRRMLAEDRFERGRTLMGVELELDLVDPIGRPVMVNEDVLSRIASRDFQTELGQFNLEVNIAPHKLVGTVFSELAEELRTSLAYADRQARAAGARILMIGILPTLDEAHMVVENFSAEDRYFLLNDEIAQVRGEDFLVQIDGVERLRTTFASIMPEACNTSVQFHLQVSPETFAPAWNAAQALAGVQVALGANSPFLFGRELWAETRIPLFEQATDFRVEELAAQGVRPRVWFGERWISSPLDLFEENLRYFTALLPVSSDEDPEKVLAEGGIPHLPELKLHNGTVYRWNRPVYDVARGKPHLRVENRVLPAGPTVVDVLANAAFFYGCVKALMEDPDPVWGHLDFADAARNLHHAARFGLAAELAWRTDRYSGPVPVRELVLTELLPAARRGLDALGIDPRDRDEFLGIIEGRCVTGRNGATWLSGEFHRLVDDEGVERATALERLTIAYSDLMLTGAPAHTWTPG, encoded by the coding sequence GTGGGCGAGCGTGTGGTCGCGACCGAATTCACCGGGGCGGATCGGACACGGTTCCGGGAACGGTTGCGCGCAGGCTTCGAAGTGTTCCGCCGCATGCTGGCCGAGGACCGGTTCGAGCGCGGCCGCACGCTGATGGGCGTGGAGCTGGAGCTGGACCTGGTCGACCCGATCGGCCGGCCGGTGATGGTGAACGAGGACGTGCTCTCGCGCATCGCCAGCCGCGACTTCCAGACCGAGCTGGGCCAGTTCAACCTGGAGGTGAACATCGCCCCGCACAAGCTGGTCGGGACGGTGTTCTCCGAGCTGGCCGAGGAGCTGCGCACCTCGCTGGCCTACGCCGACCGCCAGGCGCGCGCCGCCGGCGCCAGGATCCTGATGATCGGCATCCTGCCGACCCTGGACGAGGCGCACATGGTGGTCGAGAACTTCTCCGCCGAGGACCGCTACTTCCTGCTCAACGACGAGATCGCGCAGGTCCGGGGCGAGGACTTCCTGGTGCAGATCGACGGCGTGGAGCGGCTGCGCACCACGTTCGCCTCGATCATGCCCGAGGCCTGCAACACCTCGGTGCAGTTCCATTTGCAGGTCTCGCCGGAGACCTTCGCCCCGGCCTGGAACGCCGCGCAGGCCCTGGCCGGGGTGCAGGTGGCGCTCGGGGCGAACTCGCCGTTCCTGTTCGGCCGGGAGCTGTGGGCCGAGACCCGGATCCCGCTGTTCGAGCAGGCCACCGACTTCCGGGTGGAGGAGCTGGCGGCGCAGGGTGTGCGGCCGCGGGTGTGGTTCGGGGAGCGCTGGATCTCCTCGCCGCTGGACCTGTTCGAGGAGAACCTGCGGTATTTCACGGCGCTGTTGCCGGTGTCCTCCGACGAGGACCCCGAGAAGGTACTGGCCGAGGGCGGGATTCCGCATCTGCCGGAGCTGAAGCTGCACAACGGCACCGTGTACCGCTGGAACCGGCCGGTCTACGACGTGGCGCGCGGCAAGCCGCATCTGCGGGTGGAGAACCGGGTGCTGCCGGCCGGCCCGACGGTCGTGGACGTGCTGGCCAACGCCGCGTTCTTCTACGGCTGCGTGAAGGCGCTGATGGAGGACCCCGATCCGGTGTGGGGCCATCTGGACTTCGCCGACGCCGCGCGCAACCTGCACCACGCGGCGCGTTTCGGCCTGGCCGCCGAGCTGGCGTGGCGCACGGACCGGTACAGCGGCCCGGTTCCCGTGCGGGAGCTGGTGCTCACCGAGCTGCTGCCGGCGGCGCGCCGCGGGCTGGACGCCCTGGGCATCGATCCGCGCGACCGGGACGAGTTCCTGGGGATCATCGAGGGCCGGTGCGTCACCGGACGCAACGGGGCGACCTGGCTGTCCGGGGAGTTCCACCGGCTGGTCGACGACGAGGGCGTGGAGCGGGCCACGGCTCTGGAGCGGCTGACGATCGCCTATTCGGACCTGATGCTCACCGGCGCGCCGGCGCACACCTGGACGCCGGGCTGA